In the Carassius gibelio isolate Cgi1373 ecotype wild population from Czech Republic chromosome A2, carGib1.2-hapl.c, whole genome shotgun sequence genome, one interval contains:
- the LOC128030468 gene encoding nucleolar transcription factor 1-A isoform X2 translates to MNGSTSVSGTQTGRLKSESDADPWSKEDCLTLLERIRSQLPDGDTMKYKTTESHFDWEKVGFGGFTGDMCKQKWQKVSTEVRKYRTMTELIVDAIEYVKNPYKGKKLKTHPDFPKKPLTPYFRFFMEKRAKYAKIHPEMSNLDLTKILSKKYKELPEKKKLKYIQEFQREKEAFEKNMARFKEDHPDLIEERKKSDLPEKPKTPQQLWYNHEKKTYMKIHPEVSQKELKEALRKQWSQLSDKKRLKWISKALELQKHYEDTMRAYLETHPDASSDEHVKSVLTKAERQLKDKFDGRPTKPPPNGYSLYCAELMVNMKDVPSTERMVLCSKQWKMMTQKEKDLFQKRCEQKKKQFEIDLQRFIESLPEEERERVLTEEKLGGTRMSIVGAGSPLRAKPPSVKERCRDPELDQWVHGLSKEKRDSKKKTRLPETPKTPEEMWQQSVIGDYLAKYRNDRKKAQNAMDAAWKAMEKKEKIPWIKKAAEDQKRYEVQYRTVRELLEMRTVLSGQGQRKPKFDGEPKKPPVSGYQMFSQELLTNGELNHFSLKERMVEIGKRWHKLSQSQKDKYKKQVEEQQLEYKAELDAWVKSLSPQECAVYKEFSTTKRRSTTKAQGPGAKVRVTKGKAVGARAVTVGPGGGKRSMAYRAKDTSDSDEDDDKTDTSDSEDEDDESSGSTDSEDDDEDDENEDDDDDDNDDDQSDGSSSSSSEDSIDSDSD, encoded by the exons atgaaTGGCAGCACCAGTGTGTCTGGCACCCAGACAGGACGGCTCAAAAGTGAGTCAG ACGCTGATCCATGGAGCAAAGAGGACTGTCTGACACTGCTGGAGAGGATACGCAGTCAGCTACCTGATGGAGACACAATGAAGTATAAAACCACAGAGTCTCATTTTGACTGGGAGAAGGTGGGGTTTGGGGGTTTCACTGGAGACATGTGCAAGCAGAAATGGCAGAAAGTTTCCACAGAG GTGCGTAAATACAGAACAATGACAGAACTCATTGTTGATGCTATTGAATATGTGAAGAACCCCTACAAGGGGAAAAAATTGAAG ACACATCCAGACTTCCCGAAGAAACCGCTCACTCCCTACTTTCGCTTCTTTATGGAGAAGCGAGCCAAGTATGCAAAAATCCACCCCGAGATGAGCAACTTGGATCTCACCAAGATTCTGTCCAAAAAATACAAAGAGCTTCCTGAAAAGAAAAAG CTAAAGTACATTCAAGAGttccagagagagaaagaggcttTTGAGAAGAACATGGCACGATTCAA GGAGGACCACCCAGATTTAATAGAGGAGAGAAAGAAGTCAGACCTCCCAGAGAAGCCCAAGACCCCTCAGCAGCTATGGTACAACCATGAGAAGAAGACCTACATGAAAATTCACCCCGAG GTAAGCCAGAAGGAGCTGAAGGAAGCATTACGTAAACAGTGGTCCCAATTATCAGACAAAAAGAGGTTGAAATGGATCAGCAAAGCTCTAGAGCTGCAGAAACACTATGAG GACACCATGAGAGCGTATCTTGAAACTCATCCAGATGCAAGCTCTGATGAACACGTCAAATCTGTCCTGACCAAGGCTGAACGGCAGCTCAAGGACAAGTTTGATGGTCGGCCAACCAAACCACCACC AAATGGCTATTCTCTGTACTGTGCTGAATTAATGGTAAACATGAAGGACGTGCCAAGTACGGAGCGGATGGTGCTGTGCAGTAAGCAGTGGAAGATGATGACCCAGAAAGAGAAGGATTTGTTCCAAAAACGATGTGAACAG AAAAAGAAACAGTTTGAGATTGACCTTCAGAGGTTTATTGAG AGTCTCCCAGAAGAGGAGAGGGAGCGTGTGTTGACAGAGGAGAAGCTGGGAGGTACCAGGATGAGCATCGTGGGTGCAGGCAGCCCCCTAAGGGCCAAACCCCCATCTGTGAAG GAACGGTGTCGTGACCCTGAGCTGGATCAGTGGGTACATGGACTTTCAAAAGAGAAGCGAGACAGTAAGAAGAAAACACGGCTTCCTGAAACGCCGAAGACTCCAGAGGAGATGTGGCAGCAGAGTGTGATAGGAGACTATCTGGCTAAATACAGA AACGACCGGAAGAAAGCGCAGAATGCAATGGATGCCGCTTGGAAGGCCATGGAAAAAAAGGAGAAGATTCCTTGGATCAAGAAGGCTGCAGAGGACCAGAAGCGATACGAGGTTCAGTACCGGACCGTG AGAGAGCTGTTAGAGATGAGGACCGTTCTGTCAGGACAGGGACAAAGAAAACCAAAATTTGATGGCGAGCCGAAGAAGCCCCCAGT GAGCGGGTATCAAATGTTCTCTCAGGAACTGCTAACTAACGGTGAGCTGAATCACTTCAGCCTGAAGGAGCGCATGGTGGAGATCGGCAAGCGGTGGCACAAGCTTAGTCAGAGCCAGAAGGACAAATATAAAAAACAGGTTGAGGAGCAGCAACTAGAGTACAAAGCTGAGCTTGACGCTTGGGTAAAG TCCCTCTCCCCTCAGGAGTGTGCGGTATATAAAGAGTTCTCAACTACG AAACGGCGAAGCACTACAAAAGCACAAGGTCCTGGGGCGAAAGTCCGAGTCACCAAGGGGAAGGCGGTAGGTGCCAGAGCCGTGACAGTGGGTCCCGGGGGGGGCAAGCGTTCCATGGCGTACCGGGCCAAG GACACTTCGGACTCGGATGAAGATGATGACAAAACTGACACTTCAGATTcggaggatgaagatgatgagtcATCTGGCAGCACAGAtagtgaggatgatgatgaagatgatgag aatgaagatgatgatgacgacgacaATGATGATGACCAATCAGACGGTTCCAGCAGCTCATCATCAGAAGATAGTATTGACTCTGATTCAGACTAA